A stretch of DNA from Micromonospora peucetia:
TCGCCTCCGCGCTGCGCCACCACCAGGACGTGGAGATCGCCGAGCTGGGGCTCACCCCCGCGACCGCGCGGGCGCTGCACGAACTGGACCCGGACCGGCCGCTGCCGGCCCGGGACCTCGCCGAAGGGCTGGGCTGCGACCGCTCCAACGTGACCGCCCTGGTCGACAAGCTGGAGCGGGCCGGGCTGGTCGAGCGGCGCACCGACCCCGCCGACCGGCGGCAGAAGACGCTGGTGGTGACCGGGCCGGGGCGGCAGGTACGGGCCCGGGTGCGGCAGGTCATGTCGGACTCCCGACTGCTCGCCGGGCTCACCCTGGAGGAGCTGTCGGCCCTGCGTGAGCTGGTCTGGAAGGTCTCCGACGGCGGCTGCCCGGAGCGGTGCGGCGACGACTGATCCACCCCGTGTCGTTCGTGTCCGAGTGGGCGCTCGGGCCGCTTGTCGGTAATGCTGTCCGACGTGACCACCCCGCAAGATCTCGACGACCGCTTCCGGGAGGCGTTGGCCGCGCTGGCCGTCCCGCCGCAGCGGCGTGACCCGGCCCGGCCGGTCACCGACGACACGACGCTGACCGGCGCGCGGGCGCTGGAACTCTTCGACGCGCAGGCCACCAGTCGTCAGCTCGACCTGGCCGGCCGGTGGCTGCGCAGCTTCGGCGAGGGGTTCTACACGATCGGCTCCGCGGGCCACGAGGGAAACGCCGCGGTCGCCGCCGCCCTGCGCGTCACCGACCCGGCGCTGCTGCACTACCGCTCGGGCGCCTTCTACTGCGTCCGCGCCGCCCAGGCCGCCCGGTCGGCATCGTCCGACCGGCCCGAGGCCGAGTTGGCCGGTGCCGAGCTGGCCGAGGTCGACCGGCCCGGGGCTGAGCAGGGCGGTACCGACCGGCCCGGGGTCGAGCAGCCGGGTGCGGCCGACGGGCCCGCCGGAGCCGCGCCGGCCGGCCCGGCCGGATCCGGCGACGCCCCCGCCCCGGACTCCCCTGTCCCGGACGATCCGACCGGCGGCGCCGGGCCCGCCGTGGACCGGCCGTTCTCCCCGGGGTACGCCGAGGCGGCCCGCGACGTGCTGCGGGGCATGGTCGCCTCCAGCGAGGAGCCAGCCACCGGCGGACGGCACAAGGTGTTCGGCCGAGCCGACCTGGCCGTCGTCCCGACCACCTCCACCATCGCCTCGCACCTGCCCCGCGCCGTCGGGATGGGGCTGGCGGTGGAACGGCTCCGCCGGCTGGACACCGCGGGCCGGCGGGACGGGGCGCGGATCGGCAGCGGCGGGGCCGCCACGCAGGCGGCCTGGCCGCCGGACGCCGTCGTGGTCTGCTCGTTCGGCGACGCCTCGGTCAACCACGCCAGCGCCACCGCCGCGTTCAACACCGCCGGCTGGTACGACCACACCGGCCTGCGCATCCCGGTGCTCTTCGTCTGCGAGGACAACGGCCTCGGCATCAGCGTCCGCTCCCCGAAGGGGTGGGTGGAGACCACGCTGCGGTCCAAGCCGGGCGTCCGCTACTTCGCCGCGGACGGCGGCGACCTGGTGCGGGCGTACGAGGTGGCGGCCGAGGCGGTGGCCTGGGTGCGCCGGCACCGACGCCCCGCCGTGCTCCACCTGTCGACCGTACGGCTGATGGGGCACGCCGGCGCGGACGCCGAGACCGCCTACCGGAGCGCCGAGGAGATCGCCGCCGACCTCCACCGGGATCCGCTGGCCGGTACCGCCCGGCTGCTGGTCGGGGCCGGGGTTGCCACCGGCGAGGAACTGCTGGCCCGCTACGACGAGATCGGCTGGCAGGTGCGCCGGATCGCCGAGGAGGTGCTGGACGAGCCGAAACTCACCGCACCCGCCGAGGTGGTGGCCCCGCTGGCCCCGCGCCGGCCGGCCCGGGTCACCCGGGCGGTGGGCGAGGCGGCGGCCCGCGCCGCAGGCCCCGGTGCCGGAGCCCGGGCGGAGGCGTTCGGCGGGAAGCCGCCGGAGCTGGCCGGTCCGCTGACGCTGGCGCAGAGCATCAACGCCGCGCTCGCCGACGGGATGCTCGACCATCCGCAGATGGCCGTGTTCGGCGAGGACGTCGGCGCCAAGGGCGGCCTGTACGGGGTGACCAAGGGGCTGCGGGACCGCTTCGGCCCGGCCCGGGTCTTCGACACCCTCCTCGACGAGACCTCGATCCTCGGTGTGGCGCTGGGCGCCGGGCTGGCCGGGCTGCTGCCCGTGCCCGAGATCCAGTACCTGGCGTACCTGCACAACGCCGAGGACCAGTTGCGTGGCGAGGCGGCCACGATGCAGTTCTTCTCACGGGGCGCCTTCCGTAACCCGATGGTGGTGCGGGTGGCCGGTCTGGCCTACCAGGAAGGCTTCGGGGGGCACTTCCACAACGACAACTCGGTGGCCGTACTCCGGGATGTGCCGGGCCTGGTGATCGCGGTGCCGGCGCGGCCGGACGACGCCGCGCCGATGCTGCGCACCTGCCTGGCCAGCGCGGCGGTGGACGGCAGCGTCTGCGTCTTCCTGGAGCCGATCGCGCTGTACCACACCCGCGACCTGTACGCCGACGGTGACGGCGAGTGGTTGGCCCACTATGCCGAGCCCGGCGCGTGGGCCGGCGGGCACCTCCCCATCGGCAGGGCCCGCGTCTACGGCGTCGGCTCGGCCGAGGACGTCACCATCATTACTTTCGGTAACGGGGTCCCGATGTCGCTGCGCGCGGCGGCGACCCTGGCCGACGAGGGGATCGGCACCCGGGTGGTGGACCTCCGCTGGCTGGCCCCGCTGCCGGTGGCCGACGTCATCCGGGAGGCGGCGGCCACCGGCCGGGTGCTGGTCGTGGACGAGACCCGCCGGTCCGGCGGGGTCGGCGAGGGGATCATCGCGGCCCTGGTGGACGGCGGATACGTCGGAGCGGCGCGGCGGGTAGCCGGAGTTGACTCGTTTGTACCATTGGGCCCGGCGGCCCGTCAGGTTCTGGTCTCCGAGGAAGCAATTACCCAGGGTGCCCGCGCGCTCTTGGCACGGTAAATTCCGTTCCACCCGGTGCGCCACTTGCGCGGGGAGCCACAACTGTGTGGACTTTGCCTGACGGCGTCGACCTGACGCCGCGGGTAGGGATGAGATGAGGAGGCACGCGACAGTGAGCGCGACCGCTGGTCAGGCCGCCGACGGGGTACGCAGCCTGGCGGACCGGTTCGGGATCGAACCGGGGATGGTCGTCATGGAGATGGGGTACGACGACGACGTCGACCAGGATCTCCGGGACGCCCTGACCGACCGCTGTGGAGATCTGGTCGACGAAGACACCGACGAGGTGGTCGACGCGGTGCTGGTCTGGTACCGCGACGGTGACGGTGATCTCTTCGAGCTTCTCGTCGACGCCCTCGGCCCGCTGGCCGACAACGGTGTGGTGTGGCTGCTCACGCCCAAGGCGGGGCGTGAGGGGCACGTCGAGCCGAGCGAGGTCGCTGAGTCCGCGCCCACCGCCGGCCTCCAGCAGACCTCCACCGTCAACGCCGGCCGGGACTGGAGCGGCGCCCGCCTCGTCCTGCGCCGCGGGGCCAAGGGCGGCAAGAAGTAGGCGTCGCCGACGATCACCCGGCGGCGTCCGCCGCCGGGTGTGGCAGGCTGTTGCCCATCCGATCCCATCCTGAGGAGCTCGCATGCCGATCGAGGTTGGCGCCGAGGCGCCGGACTTCGTGCTCAAGGACCAGAACAACCAGGAGGTCCGGCTCTCGGACTTCCGTGGCAAGCGCACCGTGCTGCTGGTCTTCTACCCACTCGCCTTCACCGGGATCTGCCAGGGTGAGCTGTGCGAGGTGCGGGACAACCTCAACGACTACGGCAACGACGACGTCCAGGTGCTGACCGTCAGCGTCGACTCGGTCTACGCTCACAAGATCTGGGCCGACAAGGAGGGCTACCAGTTCCCGCTGCTGGCCGACTTCTGGCCACACGGCGCGGTCGCCCAGTCGTACGGCGTCTTCAACGAGGTCGCCGGCATCGCCAACCGGGGCACCTTTGTGATCGACAAGGCCGGAGTGGTCCGCTTCTCCGAGATGAACATGCCCGGGGAGGCACGCGACCAGCAGGGCTGGCGTAAGGCCCTCGCCGGCGCCGTCGCGGCCTGACCGACCGGGCACACCGTACGACCGGGCCGGTGGAGGGCAGGGTAAGC
This window harbors:
- a CDS encoding MarR family winged helix-turn-helix transcriptional regulator, whose product is MAQHTAPSTPPDSADRAALAGDVVRRITHLASALRHHQDVEIAELGLTPATARALHELDPDRPLPARDLAEGLGCDRSNVTALVDKLERAGLVERRTDPADRRQKTLVVTGPGRQVRARVRQVMSDSRLLAGLTLEELSALRELVWKVSDGGCPERCGDD
- a CDS encoding thiamine pyrophosphate-dependent enzyme; the protein is MLSDVTTPQDLDDRFREALAALAVPPQRRDPARPVTDDTTLTGARALELFDAQATSRQLDLAGRWLRSFGEGFYTIGSAGHEGNAAVAAALRVTDPALLHYRSGAFYCVRAAQAARSASSDRPEAELAGAELAEVDRPGAEQGGTDRPGVEQPGAADGPAGAAPAGPAGSGDAPAPDSPVPDDPTGGAGPAVDRPFSPGYAEAARDVLRGMVASSEEPATGGRHKVFGRADLAVVPTTSTIASHLPRAVGMGLAVERLRRLDTAGRRDGARIGSGGAATQAAWPPDAVVVCSFGDASVNHASATAAFNTAGWYDHTGLRIPVLFVCEDNGLGISVRSPKGWVETTLRSKPGVRYFAADGGDLVRAYEVAAEAVAWVRRHRRPAVLHLSTVRLMGHAGADAETAYRSAEEIAADLHRDPLAGTARLLVGAGVATGEELLARYDEIGWQVRRIAEEVLDEPKLTAPAEVVAPLAPRRPARVTRAVGEAAARAAGPGAGARAEAFGGKPPELAGPLTLAQSINAALADGMLDHPQMAVFGEDVGAKGGLYGVTKGLRDRFGPARVFDTLLDETSILGVALGAGLAGLLPVPEIQYLAYLHNAEDQLRGEAATMQFFSRGAFRNPMVVRVAGLAYQEGFGGHFHNDNSVAVLRDVPGLVIAVPARPDDAAPMLRTCLASAAVDGSVCVFLEPIALYHTRDLYADGDGEWLAHYAEPGAWAGGHLPIGRARVYGVGSAEDVTIITFGNGVPMSLRAAATLADEGIGTRVVDLRWLAPLPVADVIREAAATGRVLVVDETRRSGGVGEGIIAALVDGGYVGAARRVAGVDSFVPLGPAARQVLVSEEAITQGARALLAR
- a CDS encoding DUF3052 domain-containing protein; amino-acid sequence: MSATAGQAADGVRSLADRFGIEPGMVVMEMGYDDDVDQDLRDALTDRCGDLVDEDTDEVVDAVLVWYRDGDGDLFELLVDALGPLADNGVVWLLTPKAGREGHVEPSEVAESAPTAGLQQTSTVNAGRDWSGARLVLRRGAKGGKK
- a CDS encoding peroxiredoxin, with the protein product MPIEVGAEAPDFVLKDQNNQEVRLSDFRGKRTVLLVFYPLAFTGICQGELCEVRDNLNDYGNDDVQVLTVSVDSVYAHKIWADKEGYQFPLLADFWPHGAVAQSYGVFNEVAGIANRGTFVIDKAGVVRFSEMNMPGEARDQQGWRKALAGAVAA